The proteins below come from a single uncultured Carboxylicivirga sp. genomic window:
- a CDS encoding glycoside hydrolase family 43 protein, whose translation MKNLLTYSLIIVLMFIHSMNASPTSLSKDEVETLYNNYFNTSPYNYVTVHDPSIVIGYQYGSIITGEYSEGATKVYYIFGSHRAWARSNDLKNWETFTNNINSSYQTLLAEPATWSAKGSSNYNLDGNMWAPDVIWNTDMQKWCMYMSINGDYWYSSIVLLTAESLNGDWTYEGPVVYSGFSNQTEAEETDFYSVINPSEEFPSRYLLNRNGNRTYGQNAIDPGVFYDEDGTLWMAYGSWFGGIYILQLDGETGLRDYTITYQTNNGTASNATIDAYQGIKVAGGNHVSGEGVYMQNINNTYYMFVTNGALTAAGGYNMRVFASDSPTGPYTDMTNQDARYLPNNTGAGAINGTVGLRLMSYYKWGWMDYGYTAQGHNSAIVDDDGKSYLVYHTRFDNGTEGHQVRVHQLFQAKNGYITVAPFEYSGETLTTGPYSTDKIVGSYSILYHGYGTDYSKLECVKEEEIVLHTDGSVSGAYSGSWSQEADGPYINLSINNTNFKGVFVEQKMEGLNHTTLCFTAVGNDMSVYGYKMAGAGKPFPENATVAYNAYNFNGTVPSLAYKGTKLSLPTQGYYNASYSWSWDETLIDENGIILDLLTDTSTDLELTITCGEYTYTTSISIELIAMSIEEMLPIEEDAVLAKYNNVNEFAAATPSAKINNKTGLSLSFYIENINSDWDLIAHSTDNSYRMLLSVLHFNGADFYEGAATLSPAAIEAGYVAGTAWQIFLHSSCYVTISYNTDGSIAYYKDGILMLTYQPTLSPNYGSGVTPADIAAAVTSYYRNHQLIFDYDVSNIVVGYAADLDLSTYEPIDVSEYAFYEDYDYVGSISSWISPNGSLSTQYNPTLETNSIQLTTGGGSGNRSAYNNFTNVSHLTNYHFSIDVCLTPGNINDRSESEVAIISTDNNSQNNSFSGTGYIFKLLTPTYNGSNGSTWYVNGSSSTALTITPGTWVTINGDVNIINKTATVTIINKTTESTIYNATTNVSGNGILKGLWILTGRGVGTISVDNIKVKNNDVNTGIEKPTDKIDYNLDVEIYNITGVQIYKGKLQTINVPIGIYIVRQGNKVEKMLLKSR comes from the coding sequence ATGAAAAATCTACTAACGTATTCATTAATCATTGTATTAATGTTTATTCATTCAATGAATGCTTCACCTACATCGCTCTCGAAAGATGAAGTAGAAACATTGTACAACAATTATTTTAACACCAGCCCTTACAACTATGTAACTGTTCACGACCCATCCATTGTTATTGGATATCAATACGGTAGTATAATCACAGGCGAGTATTCTGAAGGAGCCACCAAAGTATACTATATTTTTGGTTCGCATAGAGCATGGGCTAGATCAAATGATCTTAAAAACTGGGAAACCTTTACTAACAACATCAATTCATCCTATCAAACCTTATTAGCTGAGCCAGCAACCTGGTCGGCAAAAGGCAGCAGTAATTACAATCTTGATGGAAACATGTGGGCACCAGATGTAATCTGGAATACAGACATGCAAAAATGGTGTATGTACATGAGTATAAATGGCGATTACTGGTATAGTTCTATTGTATTATTAACAGCCGAATCTCTTAATGGAGACTGGACTTATGAAGGTCCTGTTGTTTATTCAGGATTCAGCAACCAAACCGAAGCTGAAGAAACAGATTTTTATTCTGTAATAAATCCTTCAGAAGAATTTCCATCGAGATATTTACTGAATCGTAATGGTAACCGAACTTATGGTCAGAATGCAATTGATCCAGGTGTGTTTTACGATGAAGATGGAACTTTATGGATGGCCTATGGATCGTGGTTTGGAGGTATTTATATCCTTCAATTAGATGGTGAAACAGGTTTAAGAGATTATACCATAACCTACCAAACTAATAATGGAACAGCTTCTAATGCAACCATAGATGCATATCAGGGAATTAAAGTTGCAGGAGGTAATCATGTTTCGGGCGAAGGTGTTTACATGCAAAATATTAACAATACCTATTACATGTTTGTAACCAACGGAGCATTAACAGCAGCAGGAGGTTATAACATGAGGGTTTTTGCATCGGATAGTCCAACTGGGCCTTATACTGATATGACCAACCAAGATGCACGATATTTACCTAACAATACAGGTGCTGGTGCCATAAATGGTACTGTAGGATTACGCTTAATGTCTTATTACAAATGGGGATGGATGGATTATGGTTACACAGCTCAAGGGCATAATTCGGCCATTGTTGACGATGATGGAAAAAGTTATCTGGTTTATCATACCCGTTTTGATAACGGAACAGAAGGTCATCAGGTTCGTGTTCATCAATTATTTCAGGCGAAAAATGGTTATATCACTGTAGCACCCTTCGAATATTCTGGCGAAACATTGACAACTGGCCCTTATTCAACTGATAAAATTGTAGGAAGCTACAGCATTCTTTACCATGGATATGGTACTGATTATAGTAAACTTGAATGTGTTAAAGAAGAAGAAATTGTATTACATACTGATGGTAGTGTGAGTGGAGCCTATTCTGGCTCATGGTCTCAAGAGGCAGATGGCCCATACATCAACCTATCCATTAATAATACAAATTTTAAAGGTGTATTTGTTGAACAAAAAATGGAAGGTCTAAATCATACTACCTTATGTTTTACCGCTGTTGGGAATGACATGTCGGTATATGGCTATAAAATGGCAGGTGCTGGTAAACCTTTCCCCGAAAATGCTACAGTTGCCTATAACGCATATAATTTTAATGGAACAGTTCCATCATTAGCCTATAAGGGAACAAAATTATCTTTACCAACTCAGGGATATTACAATGCCAGTTATAGCTGGAGTTGGGACGAAACATTGATAGATGAGAATGGGATTATTCTTGATTTATTAACCGATACTTCAACCGACTTAGAACTTACCATTACTTGTGGTGAATATACTTATACAACTTCAATATCTATTGAACTAATAGCGATGAGCATAGAGGAGATGCTTCCAATTGAAGAAGATGCTGTATTAGCAAAATATAATAATGTTAACGAGTTTGCAGCCGCTACGCCAAGTGCTAAAATCAATAATAAAACAGGACTATCCTTAAGTTTCTATATCGAAAACATAAATAGCGACTGGGATTTAATTGCACATTCTACTGATAATTCATATCGTATGCTGTTATCAGTGTTACATTTTAACGGAGCAGATTTTTACGAAGGTGCAGCAACTCTTTCTCCTGCAGCAATCGAAGCAGGTTATGTAGCAGGAACCGCCTGGCAAATATTTTTACATAGCAGCTGCTATGTAACCATTTCGTATAATACTGATGGAAGCATTGCTTATTATAAAGATGGAATTCTAATGCTTACTTATCAACCAACGTTATCACCCAATTATGGCTCGGGAGTAACACCTGCTGATATTGCAGCGGCTGTTACAAGTTATTACCGAAACCATCAATTAATTTTTGATTATGATGTAAGCAATATTGTTGTTGGATATGCGGCTGATTTAGATCTTTCTACATACGAGCCTATCGATGTTTCGGAATACGCTTTTTACGAAGATTACGATTATGTAGGATCCATTTCGTCATGGATATCGCCAAATGGTTCATTATCTACACAATACAATCCAACACTTGAAACAAATAGTATTCAGTTAACAACCGGAGGCGGTTCTGGAAATAGAAGTGCTTACAACAATTTTACAAATGTGAGTCATTTAACTAATTATCACTTTTCGATAGATGTTTGCTTAACACCTGGTAATATAAACGATCGTTCGGAAAGTGAAGTAGCTATTATCAGTACAGATAACAATAGTCAAAACAATAGCTTTTCCGGAACAGGTTACATTTTTAAATTACTTACCCCAACATATAATGGAAGCAACGGTAGTACCTGGTATGTCAACGGTTCAAGTTCAACCGCACTAACTATTACACCCGGAACCTGGGTTACCATTAACGGGGATGTTAACATTATTAATAAAACTGCCACAGTTACCATAATTAACAAAACTACAGAAAGCACCATTTACAACGCTACTACTAATGTGAGTGGAAACGGTATTCTAAAAGGACTTTGGATACTTACTGGAAGAGGAGTTGGTACTATTTCGGTGGATAACATCAAAGTAAAAAATAATGATGTAAATACAGGCATTGAGAAACCTACAGATAAAATTGACTACAACCTTGATGTAGAAATTTATAATATTACAGGAGTGCAGATATATAAAGGAAAACTACAAACAATAAATGTTCCTATAGGTATTTACATTGTTCGCCAGGGTAACAAAGTTGAAAAGATGTTACTAAAATCTAGATAA
- a CDS encoding cation diffusion facilitator family transporter has protein sequence MENKSGIIATYSSILLNVALFGIKFWAGVVSGSVAIIADAWHTLSDSISSVAVLIGLKISAKPADDEHPYGHGRAEIIASLLVGILLAIIGFSFLMESIVKLQSHEEVVFGKVALIVTIISAVLKEIMAQYSIVIGKRTKSRSMIADGWHHRSDAISSAIILIGILLGNYFWWIDGVLGICVSLLLFHTTYSILKDNISHLLGESIEYDLRSEIVDLANQVSTYDVQPHHFLIHHYGNHTEMTFHINLPGSICLDEAHDIGTAYEELIKEKHGIEATVHIDAV, from the coding sequence ATGGAAAATAAATCAGGTATTATAGCTACGTATAGTTCTATTTTATTGAATGTTGCCTTATTTGGAATTAAGTTTTGGGCCGGAGTTGTAAGTGGTTCGGTAGCTATTATTGCTGATGCGTGGCATACTTTAAGTGATAGTATTTCTTCTGTAGCTGTATTGATTGGATTAAAGATATCAGCTAAGCCAGCTGACGATGAGCATCCATATGGGCATGGGCGAGCCGAAATAATAGCCTCTTTATTAGTAGGTATCTTGCTGGCTATTATTGGTTTTAGTTTTTTGATGGAATCCATTGTTAAGCTACAAAGCCACGAAGAAGTTGTATTTGGTAAAGTAGCGCTTATTGTAACCATTATTTCTGCTGTTCTAAAAGAAATAATGGCTCAATATTCTATTGTAATTGGAAAAAGAACCAAGTCGCGATCAATGATTGCAGATGGATGGCACCATCGTTCCGATGCTATTTCATCAGCTATTATTTTGATAGGTATTTTGTTAGGTAATTATTTTTGGTGGATTGATGGTGTATTAGGTATTTGCGTTTCTTTATTACTGTTTCATACTACCTACTCTATTTTAAAAGATAATATCAGTCATTTATTAGGTGAATCAATCGAATATGATTTGAGATCCGAAATAGTGGATTTAGCAAATCAGGTAAGTACGTATGATGTACAGCCCCATCATTTTTTAATTCATCATTATGGTAATCATACCGAAATGACATTTCATATTAATCTTCCTGGTTCAATTTGTTTAGACGAAGCCCATGATATTGGGACTGCATACGAAGAACTGATTAAAGAGAAGCATGGCATTGAAGCTACTGTGCATATCGATGCTGTTTAA
- the hemW gene encoding radical SAM family heme chaperone HemW — protein MFHVKQSLEMAGIYTHIPFCYTRCSYCDFYKTTDQRLKASFINAICKEISLQKDFFNNNCIKTLYFGGGTPSVLKGDEWKTIFEALHQTFDLSNVSEITVEVNPDDVSEKYIDTLSQFGVNRISMGVQSFQDAHLRKMNRRHNVLQANEAIRILKQSSIKNVSIDLIYGLPYMSWNEWLQNIDLAIAADVQHISAYHLTFEKGTPYYELLKKGQLKEIPEEISSDQFEILVEKLEDAGFENYEISNFAKPGLYSQHNSSYWTGEPYLGLGPSAHSFDGKSRRWNVRDTVAYGTKLEEGKRYWENEILTPTDVYNERIMLGLRTSKGFEVDFISQLSNLHLQEFAKKEIQNQINLNNLVINNGWCSVTKEKKFITDRIISDLFYVIED, from the coding sequence ATGTTTCACGTGAAACAATCATTAGAAATGGCGGGCATTTACACACACATTCCTTTTTGCTATACCAGATGTTCATATTGCGATTTTTATAAAACTACTGATCAGCGATTGAAAGCTAGTTTTATTAATGCAATCTGCAAAGAAATTAGTCTGCAAAAGGATTTTTTTAACAATAATTGTATAAAAACACTTTATTTTGGTGGTGGTACCCCATCTGTTTTAAAGGGTGATGAATGGAAAACTATTTTTGAAGCATTACATCAAACATTTGATTTATCAAATGTGAGTGAAATAACGGTAGAAGTTAATCCTGATGATGTTAGCGAAAAATATATTGATACCTTAAGTCAGTTTGGGGTTAATAGAATTAGTATGGGAGTTCAAAGTTTTCAGGATGCTCATTTACGCAAAATGAATCGTCGTCACAATGTTCTTCAAGCTAATGAAGCAATCCGAATTTTAAAACAATCGTCCATCAAAAATGTAAGTATTGATTTGATCTATGGTTTGCCATATATGAGTTGGAATGAGTGGTTGCAAAATATTGATTTAGCTATAGCGGCTGATGTTCAGCACATATCAGCCTATCATCTTACTTTTGAAAAAGGTACACCATACTACGAATTATTAAAAAAAGGTCAACTTAAAGAAATACCTGAAGAAATTAGTTCGGACCAGTTTGAGATTTTGGTTGAAAAGTTGGAAGATGCCGGATTTGAAAATTATGAAATTTCCAATTTTGCGAAACCAGGTTTGTACTCGCAGCATAATAGTAGCTATTGGACCGGTGAACCTTATTTAGGATTGGGGCCTTCAGCTCACTCTTTCGATGGTAAAAGCCGCAGGTGGAACGTACGTGATACCGTAGCTTACGGTACAAAACTAGAAGAAGGTAAACGTTATTGGGAGAATGAAATCCTCACTCCTACTGATGTTTATAACGAAAGAATAATGCTTGGATTACGTACTTCAAAAGGTTTTGAAGTAGATTTTATTAGTCAATTGAGCAATTTACACCTCCAGGAATTTGCTAAAAAAGAGATACAAAATCAGATAAATTTGAATAATTTAGTTATTAATAATGGTTGGTGTAGTGTTACCAAAGAAAAGAAATTTATTACTGATCGTATTATTTCAGATTTATTCTACGTTATAGAAGATTAA
- a CDS encoding VanZ family protein yields the protein MSRILKYHKTITIMLVVTFLSLMKTSDITPRDIFQLPYFDKIVHFLMYFTMTFFFMFEYYLHHKHRITHIVQILIIPLLWGASMELAQLFFTDYRGADWWDMLANSVGVFTAYFVVCIFRHNKLIGYLILFPFNKKEATI from the coding sequence ATGTCGCGAATATTAAAATATCATAAAACAATAACCATTATGCTGGTTGTTACCTTCTTAAGTTTGATGAAAACTTCAGATATTACCCCAAGAGATATATTCCAATTGCCATATTTCGATAAAATTGTTCATTTCTTGATGTATTTCACTATGACCTTCTTTTTCATGTTTGAATATTACTTACATCACAAACATAGAATTACTCATATAGTTCAGATTTTGATTATTCCACTATTATGGGGAGCCAGCATGGAATTAGCCCAGTTGTTTTTTACAGATTATCGTGGTGCAGATTGGTGGGATATGTTAGCTAATAGTGTAGGAGTATTTACAGCCTATTTTGTTGTATGTATTTTTAGACACAATAAATTAATAGGCTATTTAATACTATTCCCATTTAATAAAAAGGAAGCTACAATTTAA
- a CDS encoding Rrf2 family transcriptional regulator has product MLSNTCKYAIRAVIYLAVNEDGGKKIGIKQISKELDIPTPFLGKILQSLAKQKLLKSTKGPHGGFGLGRLPEEITLYDIVSIIDGEDVFTNCLIGLKSCKSNHTEGKACPVHDQYSAIRQQMKEFFANETIQKIITNMKEKGDYIKL; this is encoded by the coding sequence ATGCTATCAAATACATGTAAATATGCTATTCGTGCGGTAATTTATTTAGCTGTAAACGAAGATGGTGGGAAGAAAATTGGGATTAAACAAATTTCGAAAGAATTAGATATACCAACTCCCTTTTTAGGAAAAATATTACAAAGTTTAGCGAAGCAAAAGCTGTTAAAAAGTACAAAGGGACCACATGGTGGTTTTGGTTTGGGACGTTTACCTGAAGAAATTACTTTGTATGATATTGTTTCGATAATTGATGGTGAAGATGTTTTTACTAATTGTTTAATTGGACTAAAATCTTGTAAAAGTAATCATACCGAAGGTAAAGCTTGTCCAGTACATGATCAATATAGTGCTATACGACAACAAATGAAAGAGTTTTTTGCAAACGAGACCATTCAAAAAATTATAACAAATATGAAAGAGAAAGGTGACTATATTAAATTGTAG
- the rpiB gene encoding ribose 5-phosphate isomerase B, with amino-acid sequence MFKSIALAADHAGYPIKEVIKNYLIEKGIVVKDFGTYTEDSSDYADFAHPMAFAVENNEYEIGISVCGSGNGINMTTNKHQGIRAALCWNAEISELARLHNDANICSIPGRFVTEEEAIAIVDKFVNTQFEGGRHQRRIEKIPLK; translated from the coding sequence ATGTTTAAATCAATTGCTTTAGCAGCAGATCATGCTGGTTATCCTATTAAGGAAGTTATCAAGAATTACCTAATTGAGAAAGGTATAGTTGTAAAAGATTTTGGAACTTATACAGAAGATAGTTCTGATTATGCTGATTTCGCACATCCAATGGCTTTTGCTGTAGAAAATAATGAATACGAAATTGGAATTTCGGTTTGTGGAAGTGGCAATGGAATCAATATGACTACTAATAAGCATCAAGGTATACGAGCAGCTTTATGTTGGAATGCTGAAATTTCAGAATTGGCCAGACTTCATAACGATGCTAACATCTGTTCCATACCGGGTAGATTTGTTACTGAAGAAGAAGCAATTGCTATAGTTGATAAGTTTGTTAATACCCAATTTGAGGGAGGACGACATCAACGCAGAATAGAAAAGATACCTTTAAAGTAA
- the nadA gene encoding quinolinate synthase NadA, with protein sequence MNIKSSWLKSGFVDEPVPTNIDLVQEINRLKKEKNAIIMGHYYQKDELQDIADVVGDSLALAQQAAKTDADIIILAGVHFMGETAKILSPEKTVLVPDLNAGCSLADSCPPEAFKDFVKGHPGHTVLTYVNTTAKIKALSDIVVTSTNAKSIVDSLPKDEKIIFGPDRNLGNYLNSVTGRNMVLWDGACHVHEKFSVEKIIELKKEYPDALVLAHPECKQPLLVLADHVGSTAALLNYSKTSDAKRFIVATESGIIHQMKKASPDKEFIPAPPNDSTCACNDCEFMKLNTIEKLYNCLKYEWPSINVSEDIRVEAVKPINRMLDISEKYGL encoded by the coding sequence ATGAATATAAAGAGTAGTTGGTTGAAAAGTGGATTTGTGGACGAACCGGTTCCAACTAATATTGATTTGGTACAAGAAATCAATCGCCTAAAAAAGGAAAAGAATGCCATAATAATGGGGCATTACTATCAAAAAGATGAATTACAAGATATTGCGGACGTTGTTGGCGATAGCTTGGCATTAGCTCAACAAGCTGCAAAAACTGATGCTGATATTATTATTTTAGCAGGAGTTCATTTTATGGGAGAGACAGCAAAGATCTTATCACCCGAAAAAACGGTATTAGTACCCGATTTAAACGCTGGTTGTAGTTTAGCTGATAGTTGCCCTCCGGAAGCATTTAAAGACTTTGTAAAAGGTCATCCTGGGCACACTGTATTAACTTATGTGAATACTACAGCTAAAATAAAAGCTTTATCTGATATTGTGGTGACCAGTACTAATGCCAAAAGTATTGTTGATAGTTTGCCAAAGGATGAGAAAATTATTTTTGGCCCTGATCGTAATTTAGGTAATTACCTAAATAGTGTTACTGGACGCAATATGGTTTTGTGGGATGGAGCATGTCATGTTCATGAAAAATTTTCGGTTGAAAAAATCATTGAATTAAAGAAAGAGTATCCAGATGCTCTTGTATTAGCACATCCCGAGTGTAAACAACCATTGTTAGTTTTAGCCGATCATGTTGGAAGTACAGCTGCTTTGTTGAATTACAGTAAAACGTCTGATGCAAAACGATTCATTGTAGCTACAGAATCCGGTATTATTCATCAAATGAAAAAGGCGAGTCCTGATAAAGAATTTATACCTGCACCGCCTAATGATTCAACATGTGCTTGCAACGATTGTGAATTTATGAAGCTAAATACCATAGAAAAGTTGTATAATTGTTTAAAATATGAATGGCCCTCTATCAATGTATCTGAAGATATAAGAGTGGAAGCTGTAAAACCAATTAATCGAATGTTGGATATATCAGAGAAATATGGTCTCTAG
- a CDS encoding response regulator: MEKLQNPLSVLLVEDNVLNQKLIFLNLSKYGFIIDIANNGQEALDKLDSKEYDLILMDLMMPIMDGLETTVAIRDKEKITKEHMPIIGLTANTYDADREKCLAHGMDEYMAKPFDLKEFFTNLNSLGLL, translated from the coding sequence ATGGAAAAACTTCAAAATCCTTTATCAGTATTGCTTGTTGAAGACAATGTGCTTAATCAAAAACTAATATTTCTGAATCTTTCGAAGTATGGTTTTATCATTGATATAGCTAATAATGGTCAGGAGGCTTTAGATAAATTAGATTCTAAGGAATATGATTTAATATTAATGGATCTGATGATGCCTATTATGGATGGTTTAGAGACCACTGTTGCCATACGAGATAAAGAGAAAATAACAAAAGAGCATATGCCCATAATTGGTTTAACGGCTAATACTTATGATGCCGATCGTGAAAAATGTTTGGCACATGGTATGGACGAGTATATGGCGAAACCTTTTGATTTAAAGGAGTTTTTTACAAATTTAAACAGCTTAGGATTATTATAA
- the ruvB gene encoding Holliday junction branch migration DNA helicase RuvB: MDFDIRGHENGEVDIEKQLRPLSFDDFKGQDKVVENLEIFVQAAKMRGEALDHVLLHGPPGLGKTTLSNIIANQLGVGFKLTSGPVLDKPGDLAGILTSLDENDVLFIDEIHRLSPVVEEYLYSAMEDFRIDIVIDKGPGARSIQIDLNPFTLIGATTRSGLLTAPLRARFGINCHLEYYNPETLAGIIERSADILKVRIHENACDEISRRSRGTPRIANALLRRVRDFAQVKGDGVINIDISQIALNSLNIDQHGLDIMDHKILLTMIDKFNGGPVGVNTIATAVGEDAGTIEEVYEPFLIMEGFINRTPRGRMVTAAAYEHLGKETNFNQGSLFS; this comes from the coding sequence ATGGATTTCGATATAAGAGGACATGAAAACGGTGAGGTTGATATTGAGAAGCAACTTAGGCCTCTATCATTCGATGACTTTAAAGGGCAGGATAAGGTTGTAGAAAATCTGGAAATATTTGTACAAGCTGCAAAAATGAGAGGTGAAGCGTTAGATCATGTTCTGTTACATGGACCTCCTGGATTAGGTAAAACCACCTTATCAAATATCATTGCTAATCAACTAGGAGTAGGCTTTAAATTAACAAGTGGCCCCGTGCTTGACAAACCTGGTGATTTAGCCGGGATTCTAACAAGTTTAGATGAGAATGATGTACTCTTTATTGATGAAATTCATCGTTTAAGTCCGGTAGTTGAAGAGTATTTGTATAGTGCTATGGAAGATTTTAGGATTGATATCGTTATCGATAAAGGTCCAGGAGCCCGTAGTATTCAAATCGATTTAAATCCGTTTACCTTAATAGGTGCAACTACTCGAAGTGGTTTACTGACAGCACCTTTAAGGGCTCGTTTTGGTATAAATTGTCACTTAGAATATTACAATCCCGAAACTTTAGCAGGAATTATTGAACGTTCGGCCGATATTTTAAAAGTGAGAATCCATGAAAATGCCTGTGATGAAATTTCCAGAAGAAGCCGGGGCACACCACGTATTGCAAATGCTCTTTTACGCAGAGTAAGAGATTTTGCACAGGTTAAAGGTGACGGAGTAATCAATATTGACATAAGTCAAATAGCACTTAATTCGTTGAACATCGATCAGCATGGATTAGATATTATGGATCATAAAATCTTACTTACCATGATCGATAAATTCAATGGTGGACCAGTTGGCGTTAATACCATTGCAACTGCGGTTGGAGAAGATGCTGGTACAATTGAAGAAGTGTATGAACCATTTTTGATTATGGAAGGCTTTATTAATCGTACCCCGCGTGGTAGAATGGTAACTGCTGCTGCATATGAGCATCTTGGAAAAGAAACTAATTTTAATCAAGGATCCTTATTTAGTTAA